A single window of Taeniopygia guttata chromosome 1, bTaeGut7.mat, whole genome shotgun sequence DNA harbors:
- the LOC100223080 gene encoding putative N-acetylated-alpha-linked acidic dipeptidase isoform X1, protein MWTSLGARSEAAGARAASGRFWAVVLGAAAGLFLLGFLIGWFAKPTDKKTSLSTHEDMRTAFMAEMKAENIKQFLYNFTQLPHLAGTKENMHLAQQVQAEWEKFGLDSVQLVHYDVLLSYPDNTKPNYISIIDEHGNEVFNTSLSEPPPPGYEAVRDVVPPYSAFSAQGVPEGELVYVNYGRTEDFFTLEREMGINCTGKIVIARYGKIFRGNKVKNAELAGAKGIILYSDPADYCAPGVEPYPNGWNLPGGGAQRGNVLNLNGAGDPLTPGYPAKEYAYRLDKTSGVGLPKIPVHPIGYHDAESLLRNMGGQAPPHSSWKGNLNVSYNIGPGFTGNYSTRKVKMHIHSNNEVRRIYNVIGTIRGTVEPDRYVILGGHRDSWVFGGIDPQSGAAVVHEIVRSFGKLKNKGWRPRRTVIFASWDAEEFGLLGSTEWAEENAKVLQARGVAYINADSSVEGNYTLRVDCTPLMYSLVYSLTKKIPSPDEGFEGKSLYESWYKKNPSSEYKEVPRINKLGSGNDFEAFFQRLGIASGRARYSKNWNVAKYSSYPVYHSVYETYEIVEQFYDPTFKNHLTVAQVRGGLVFELANSVVLPFDCRDYASAVSNYAHIIYNLSRNHEEELATYNVSFDALFSAVKNFTEVAASFHERLQQIDLNNLLAVRSLNDQLMFLERAFIDPLGLPGRPFYRHVIFAPSSHNKYAGESFPGIYDAMFDIESKADQHEAWEEVKRQISIAAFTVQAAADTLKEVT, encoded by the exons ATGTGGACGTCGCTCGGTGCCCGCTCGGAGGCGGCCGGCGCCAGGGCAGCCAGCGGCCGCTTCTGGGCTGTCGTCCTGGGAGCAGCGGCGGGGCTCTTCCTCCTCGGGTTCCTCATCG GCTGGTTTGCAAAACCTACAGATAAGAAGACATCTCTGAGTACTCATGAGGACATGAGGACAGCATTTATGGCTGAAATGAAAGCGGAAAACATCAAGCAGTTTCTTTA CAATTTTACACAGCTTCCTCACCTagcaggaacaaaggaaaatatgCATCTGGCACAGCAAGTCCAAGCTGAGTGGGAGAAATTTGGTTTGGATTCAGTTCAGTTGGTTCATTATGATGTCTTGCTCTCTTATCCTGATAACACTAAGCCCAACTACATCTCAATAATTGATGAGCATGGCAATGAG GTTTTCAACACATCATTGTCTGAGCCTCCTCCTCCAGGATATGAGGCTGTTAGAGATGTGGTGCCACCCTACAGTGCCTTTTCAGCTCAAGGAGTGCCCGAG GGCGAGTTGGTGTATGTGAATTATGGCCGCACCGAAGACTTCTTTACATTAGAACGTGAAATGGGAATTAACTGTACAGGAAAGATTGTTATTGCCAGATATGGGAAGATCTTCAGAGGAAATAAG GTGAAGAATGCTGAATTGGCAGGTGCCAAGGGAATTATTCTCTACTCTGACCCTGCTGACTACTGCGCACCTGGAGTAGAGCCTTATCCAAATGGCTGGAACCTTCCAGGTGGAGGAGCCCAGCGTGGAAATGTATTAAACCTGAATGGAGCAGGGGATCCTCTGACTCCAGGTTATCCTGCAAAGG AATATGCATACCGATTAGACAAAACCAGTGGTGTAGgtctcccaaaaattccagttCATCCTATTGGCTATCATGATGCTGAGTCATTACTGCG TAATATGGGAGGACAGGCACCACCTCATAGTAGCTGGAAAGGAAATTTGAATGTGTCTTACAACATTGGTCCTGGTTTTACAGGAAATTATTCTACAAG AAAGGTGAAAATGCACATTCATAGCAACAATGAAGTAAGAAGGATTTACAATGTGATTGGTACCATCAGAGGCACAGTGGAACCAG ACAGATATGTCATTCTGGGAGGCCACCGTGACTCATGGGTATTTGGTGGCATTGATCCTCAGAGTGGGGCAGCTGTGGTTCACGAGATTGTGAGGAGCtttggaaaactgaaaaacaaag GATGGAGACCAAGGagaacagtgatatttgcaagCTGGGATGCAGAGGAATTTGGCTTGTTAGGATCAACAGAGTGGGCTGAG GAAAATGCTAAAGTATTACAAGCACGGGGAGTGGCTTATATCAATGCAGATTCTTCTGTTGAAG GAAACTACACACTGCGAGTGGATTGCACTCCACTGATGTACAGCCTGGTTTACAGTCTGACTAAAAAG ATACCAAGTCCTGATGAGGGGTTTGAGGGAAAATCTCTCTATGAGAGCTggtataaaaaaaatccatcaagtGAATATAAAGAGGTCCCCAG aataaataaacTGGGTTCTGGCAATGACTTTGAAGCATTTTTTCAACGTCTTGGCATTGCTTCTGGCAGAGCACGTTACAGTAAAAATTGG AACGTGGCAAAATACAGCAGCTACCCAGTTTACCACAGTGTCTATGAAACCTATGAAATTGTGGAACAGTTTTATGATCCCACGTTCAAGAATCATCTGACAGTAGCTCAGGTACGGGGAGGGCTGGTGTTCGAATTGGCCAACTCTGTTGTGCTTCCCTTTGACTGTAGAGATTATGCATCAGCTGTGAGCAACTATGCTCACATCATCTATAATTTGTCAAGGAATCACGAAGAGGAGCTGGCAACATACAATGTATCCTTTG atgctctgttttcagctgtgaaGAATTTTACAGAAGTTGCTGCTAGCTTTCATGAGAGACTGCAACAAATAGATCTCAATAA ctTGCTTGCTGTCAGATCACTAAATGATCAGCTCATGTTTCTGGAAAGGGCTTTCATCGACCCTCTTGGACTACCTGGCAGGCCATTTTATAG ACATGTTATCTTTGCTCCAAGCAGCCATAACAAATATGCAGGAGAATCCTTCCCAGGAATCTATGATGCCATGTTTGATATCGAAAGCAAAGCTGATCAACATGAAGCCTGGGAAGAAGTGAAGAGGCAGATTTCCATTGCAGCCTTCactgtgcaggcagcagcagacacACTGAAAGAAGTAACATAA
- the LOC100223080 gene encoding putative N-acetylated-alpha-linked acidic dipeptidase isoform X2 has product MMMSLQKEGKQRNHLYFAMPFGWFAKPTDKKTSLSTHEDMRTAFMAEMKAENIKQFLYNFTQLPHLAGTKENMHLAQQVQAEWEKFGLDSVQLVHYDVLLSYPDNTKPNYISIIDEHGNEVFNTSLSEPPPPGYEAVRDVVPPYSAFSAQGVPEGELVYVNYGRTEDFFTLEREMGINCTGKIVIARYGKIFRGNKVKNAELAGAKGIILYSDPADYCAPGVEPYPNGWNLPGGGAQRGNVLNLNGAGDPLTPGYPAKEYAYRLDKTSGVGLPKIPVHPIGYHDAESLLRNMGGQAPPHSSWKGNLNVSYNIGPGFTGNYSTRKVKMHIHSNNEVRRIYNVIGTIRGTVEPDRYVILGGHRDSWVFGGIDPQSGAAVVHEIVRSFGKLKNKGWRPRRTVIFASWDAEEFGLLGSTEWAEENAKVLQARGVAYINADSSVEGNYTLRVDCTPLMYSLVYSLTKKIPSPDEGFEGKSLYESWYKKNPSSEYKEVPRINKLGSGNDFEAFFQRLGIASGRARYSKNWNVAKYSSYPVYHSVYETYEIVEQFYDPTFKNHLTVAQVRGGLVFELANSVVLPFDCRDYASAVSNYAHIIYNLSRNHEEELATYNVSFDALFSAVKNFTEVAASFHERLQQIDLNNLLAVRSLNDQLMFLERAFIDPLGLPGRPFYRHVIFAPSSHNKYAGESFPGIYDAMFDIESKADQHEAWEEVKRQISIAAFTVQAAADTLKEVT; this is encoded by the exons ATGATGATGAGTTtacagaaggaaggaaaacaaaggaaccACTTGTATTTTGCAATGCCATTTG GCTGGTTTGCAAAACCTACAGATAAGAAGACATCTCTGAGTACTCATGAGGACATGAGGACAGCATTTATGGCTGAAATGAAAGCGGAAAACATCAAGCAGTTTCTTTA CAATTTTACACAGCTTCCTCACCTagcaggaacaaaggaaaatatgCATCTGGCACAGCAAGTCCAAGCTGAGTGGGAGAAATTTGGTTTGGATTCAGTTCAGTTGGTTCATTATGATGTCTTGCTCTCTTATCCTGATAACACTAAGCCCAACTACATCTCAATAATTGATGAGCATGGCAATGAG GTTTTCAACACATCATTGTCTGAGCCTCCTCCTCCAGGATATGAGGCTGTTAGAGATGTGGTGCCACCCTACAGTGCCTTTTCAGCTCAAGGAGTGCCCGAG GGCGAGTTGGTGTATGTGAATTATGGCCGCACCGAAGACTTCTTTACATTAGAACGTGAAATGGGAATTAACTGTACAGGAAAGATTGTTATTGCCAGATATGGGAAGATCTTCAGAGGAAATAAG GTGAAGAATGCTGAATTGGCAGGTGCCAAGGGAATTATTCTCTACTCTGACCCTGCTGACTACTGCGCACCTGGAGTAGAGCCTTATCCAAATGGCTGGAACCTTCCAGGTGGAGGAGCCCAGCGTGGAAATGTATTAAACCTGAATGGAGCAGGGGATCCTCTGACTCCAGGTTATCCTGCAAAGG AATATGCATACCGATTAGACAAAACCAGTGGTGTAGgtctcccaaaaattccagttCATCCTATTGGCTATCATGATGCTGAGTCATTACTGCG TAATATGGGAGGACAGGCACCACCTCATAGTAGCTGGAAAGGAAATTTGAATGTGTCTTACAACATTGGTCCTGGTTTTACAGGAAATTATTCTACAAG AAAGGTGAAAATGCACATTCATAGCAACAATGAAGTAAGAAGGATTTACAATGTGATTGGTACCATCAGAGGCACAGTGGAACCAG ACAGATATGTCATTCTGGGAGGCCACCGTGACTCATGGGTATTTGGTGGCATTGATCCTCAGAGTGGGGCAGCTGTGGTTCACGAGATTGTGAGGAGCtttggaaaactgaaaaacaaag GATGGAGACCAAGGagaacagtgatatttgcaagCTGGGATGCAGAGGAATTTGGCTTGTTAGGATCAACAGAGTGGGCTGAG GAAAATGCTAAAGTATTACAAGCACGGGGAGTGGCTTATATCAATGCAGATTCTTCTGTTGAAG GAAACTACACACTGCGAGTGGATTGCACTCCACTGATGTACAGCCTGGTTTACAGTCTGACTAAAAAG ATACCAAGTCCTGATGAGGGGTTTGAGGGAAAATCTCTCTATGAGAGCTggtataaaaaaaatccatcaagtGAATATAAAGAGGTCCCCAG aataaataaacTGGGTTCTGGCAATGACTTTGAAGCATTTTTTCAACGTCTTGGCATTGCTTCTGGCAGAGCACGTTACAGTAAAAATTGG AACGTGGCAAAATACAGCAGCTACCCAGTTTACCACAGTGTCTATGAAACCTATGAAATTGTGGAACAGTTTTATGATCCCACGTTCAAGAATCATCTGACAGTAGCTCAGGTACGGGGAGGGCTGGTGTTCGAATTGGCCAACTCTGTTGTGCTTCCCTTTGACTGTAGAGATTATGCATCAGCTGTGAGCAACTATGCTCACATCATCTATAATTTGTCAAGGAATCACGAAGAGGAGCTGGCAACATACAATGTATCCTTTG atgctctgttttcagctgtgaaGAATTTTACAGAAGTTGCTGCTAGCTTTCATGAGAGACTGCAACAAATAGATCTCAATAA ctTGCTTGCTGTCAGATCACTAAATGATCAGCTCATGTTTCTGGAAAGGGCTTTCATCGACCCTCTTGGACTACCTGGCAGGCCATTTTATAG ACATGTTATCTTTGCTCCAAGCAGCCATAACAAATATGCAGGAGAATCCTTCCCAGGAATCTATGATGCCATGTTTGATATCGAAAGCAAAGCTGATCAACATGAAGCCTGGGAAGAAGTGAAGAGGCAGATTTCCATTGCAGCCTTCactgtgcaggcagcagcagacacACTGAAAGAAGTAACATAA
- the LOC100223080 gene encoding glutamate carboxypeptidase 2 isoform X3: MRTAFMAEMKAENIKQFLYNFTQLPHLAGTKENMHLAQQVQAEWEKFGLDSVQLVHYDVLLSYPDNTKPNYISIIDEHGNEVFNTSLSEPPPPGYEAVRDVVPPYSAFSAQGVPEGELVYVNYGRTEDFFTLEREMGINCTGKIVIARYGKIFRGNKVKNAELAGAKGIILYSDPADYCAPGVEPYPNGWNLPGGGAQRGNVLNLNGAGDPLTPGYPAKEYAYRLDKTSGVGLPKIPVHPIGYHDAESLLRNMGGQAPPHSSWKGNLNVSYNIGPGFTGNYSTRKVKMHIHSNNEVRRIYNVIGTIRGTVEPDRYVILGGHRDSWVFGGIDPQSGAAVVHEIVRSFGKLKNKGWRPRRTVIFASWDAEEFGLLGSTEWAEENAKVLQARGVAYINADSSVEGNYTLRVDCTPLMYSLVYSLTKKIPSPDEGFEGKSLYESWYKKNPSSEYKEVPRINKLGSGNDFEAFFQRLGIASGRARYSKNWNVAKYSSYPVYHSVYETYEIVEQFYDPTFKNHLTVAQVRGGLVFELANSVVLPFDCRDYASAVSNYAHIIYNLSRNHEEELATYNVSFDALFSAVKNFTEVAASFHERLQQIDLNNLLAVRSLNDQLMFLERAFIDPLGLPGRPFYRHVIFAPSSHNKYAGESFPGIYDAMFDIESKADQHEAWEEVKRQISIAAFTVQAAADTLKEVT, encoded by the exons ATGAGGACAGCATTTATGGCTGAAATGAAAGCGGAAAACATCAAGCAGTTTCTTTA CAATTTTACACAGCTTCCTCACCTagcaggaacaaaggaaaatatgCATCTGGCACAGCAAGTCCAAGCTGAGTGGGAGAAATTTGGTTTGGATTCAGTTCAGTTGGTTCATTATGATGTCTTGCTCTCTTATCCTGATAACACTAAGCCCAACTACATCTCAATAATTGATGAGCATGGCAATGAG GTTTTCAACACATCATTGTCTGAGCCTCCTCCTCCAGGATATGAGGCTGTTAGAGATGTGGTGCCACCCTACAGTGCCTTTTCAGCTCAAGGAGTGCCCGAG GGCGAGTTGGTGTATGTGAATTATGGCCGCACCGAAGACTTCTTTACATTAGAACGTGAAATGGGAATTAACTGTACAGGAAAGATTGTTATTGCCAGATATGGGAAGATCTTCAGAGGAAATAAG GTGAAGAATGCTGAATTGGCAGGTGCCAAGGGAATTATTCTCTACTCTGACCCTGCTGACTACTGCGCACCTGGAGTAGAGCCTTATCCAAATGGCTGGAACCTTCCAGGTGGAGGAGCCCAGCGTGGAAATGTATTAAACCTGAATGGAGCAGGGGATCCTCTGACTCCAGGTTATCCTGCAAAGG AATATGCATACCGATTAGACAAAACCAGTGGTGTAGgtctcccaaaaattccagttCATCCTATTGGCTATCATGATGCTGAGTCATTACTGCG TAATATGGGAGGACAGGCACCACCTCATAGTAGCTGGAAAGGAAATTTGAATGTGTCTTACAACATTGGTCCTGGTTTTACAGGAAATTATTCTACAAG AAAGGTGAAAATGCACATTCATAGCAACAATGAAGTAAGAAGGATTTACAATGTGATTGGTACCATCAGAGGCACAGTGGAACCAG ACAGATATGTCATTCTGGGAGGCCACCGTGACTCATGGGTATTTGGTGGCATTGATCCTCAGAGTGGGGCAGCTGTGGTTCACGAGATTGTGAGGAGCtttggaaaactgaaaaacaaag GATGGAGACCAAGGagaacagtgatatttgcaagCTGGGATGCAGAGGAATTTGGCTTGTTAGGATCAACAGAGTGGGCTGAG GAAAATGCTAAAGTATTACAAGCACGGGGAGTGGCTTATATCAATGCAGATTCTTCTGTTGAAG GAAACTACACACTGCGAGTGGATTGCACTCCACTGATGTACAGCCTGGTTTACAGTCTGACTAAAAAG ATACCAAGTCCTGATGAGGGGTTTGAGGGAAAATCTCTCTATGAGAGCTggtataaaaaaaatccatcaagtGAATATAAAGAGGTCCCCAG aataaataaacTGGGTTCTGGCAATGACTTTGAAGCATTTTTTCAACGTCTTGGCATTGCTTCTGGCAGAGCACGTTACAGTAAAAATTGG AACGTGGCAAAATACAGCAGCTACCCAGTTTACCACAGTGTCTATGAAACCTATGAAATTGTGGAACAGTTTTATGATCCCACGTTCAAGAATCATCTGACAGTAGCTCAGGTACGGGGAGGGCTGGTGTTCGAATTGGCCAACTCTGTTGTGCTTCCCTTTGACTGTAGAGATTATGCATCAGCTGTGAGCAACTATGCTCACATCATCTATAATTTGTCAAGGAATCACGAAGAGGAGCTGGCAACATACAATGTATCCTTTG atgctctgttttcagctgtgaaGAATTTTACAGAAGTTGCTGCTAGCTTTCATGAGAGACTGCAACAAATAGATCTCAATAA ctTGCTTGCTGTCAGATCACTAAATGATCAGCTCATGTTTCTGGAAAGGGCTTTCATCGACCCTCTTGGACTACCTGGCAGGCCATTTTATAG ACATGTTATCTTTGCTCCAAGCAGCCATAACAAATATGCAGGAGAATCCTTCCCAGGAATCTATGATGCCATGTTTGATATCGAAAGCAAAGCTGATCAACATGAAGCCTGGGAAGAAGTGAAGAGGCAGATTTCCATTGCAGCCTTCactgtgcaggcagcagcagacacACTGAAAGAAGTAACATAA
- the LOC100223080 gene encoding glutamate carboxypeptidase 2 isoform X4, with amino-acid sequence MHLAQQVQAEWEKFGLDSVQLVHYDVLLSYPDNTKPNYISIIDEHGNEVFNTSLSEPPPPGYEAVRDVVPPYSAFSAQGVPEGELVYVNYGRTEDFFTLEREMGINCTGKIVIARYGKIFRGNKVKNAELAGAKGIILYSDPADYCAPGVEPYPNGWNLPGGGAQRGNVLNLNGAGDPLTPGYPAKEYAYRLDKTSGVGLPKIPVHPIGYHDAESLLRNMGGQAPPHSSWKGNLNVSYNIGPGFTGNYSTRKVKMHIHSNNEVRRIYNVIGTIRGTVEPDRYVILGGHRDSWVFGGIDPQSGAAVVHEIVRSFGKLKNKGWRPRRTVIFASWDAEEFGLLGSTEWAEENAKVLQARGVAYINADSSVEGNYTLRVDCTPLMYSLVYSLTKKIPSPDEGFEGKSLYESWYKKNPSSEYKEVPRINKLGSGNDFEAFFQRLGIASGRARYSKNWNVAKYSSYPVYHSVYETYEIVEQFYDPTFKNHLTVAQVRGGLVFELANSVVLPFDCRDYASAVSNYAHIIYNLSRNHEEELATYNVSFDALFSAVKNFTEVAASFHERLQQIDLNNLLAVRSLNDQLMFLERAFIDPLGLPGRPFYRHVIFAPSSHNKYAGESFPGIYDAMFDIESKADQHEAWEEVKRQISIAAFTVQAAADTLKEVT; translated from the exons atgCATCTGGCACAGCAAGTCCAAGCTGAGTGGGAGAAATTTGGTTTGGATTCAGTTCAGTTGGTTCATTATGATGTCTTGCTCTCTTATCCTGATAACACTAAGCCCAACTACATCTCAATAATTGATGAGCATGGCAATGAG GTTTTCAACACATCATTGTCTGAGCCTCCTCCTCCAGGATATGAGGCTGTTAGAGATGTGGTGCCACCCTACAGTGCCTTTTCAGCTCAAGGAGTGCCCGAG GGCGAGTTGGTGTATGTGAATTATGGCCGCACCGAAGACTTCTTTACATTAGAACGTGAAATGGGAATTAACTGTACAGGAAAGATTGTTATTGCCAGATATGGGAAGATCTTCAGAGGAAATAAG GTGAAGAATGCTGAATTGGCAGGTGCCAAGGGAATTATTCTCTACTCTGACCCTGCTGACTACTGCGCACCTGGAGTAGAGCCTTATCCAAATGGCTGGAACCTTCCAGGTGGAGGAGCCCAGCGTGGAAATGTATTAAACCTGAATGGAGCAGGGGATCCTCTGACTCCAGGTTATCCTGCAAAGG AATATGCATACCGATTAGACAAAACCAGTGGTGTAGgtctcccaaaaattccagttCATCCTATTGGCTATCATGATGCTGAGTCATTACTGCG TAATATGGGAGGACAGGCACCACCTCATAGTAGCTGGAAAGGAAATTTGAATGTGTCTTACAACATTGGTCCTGGTTTTACAGGAAATTATTCTACAAG AAAGGTGAAAATGCACATTCATAGCAACAATGAAGTAAGAAGGATTTACAATGTGATTGGTACCATCAGAGGCACAGTGGAACCAG ACAGATATGTCATTCTGGGAGGCCACCGTGACTCATGGGTATTTGGTGGCATTGATCCTCAGAGTGGGGCAGCTGTGGTTCACGAGATTGTGAGGAGCtttggaaaactgaaaaacaaag GATGGAGACCAAGGagaacagtgatatttgcaagCTGGGATGCAGAGGAATTTGGCTTGTTAGGATCAACAGAGTGGGCTGAG GAAAATGCTAAAGTATTACAAGCACGGGGAGTGGCTTATATCAATGCAGATTCTTCTGTTGAAG GAAACTACACACTGCGAGTGGATTGCACTCCACTGATGTACAGCCTGGTTTACAGTCTGACTAAAAAG ATACCAAGTCCTGATGAGGGGTTTGAGGGAAAATCTCTCTATGAGAGCTggtataaaaaaaatccatcaagtGAATATAAAGAGGTCCCCAG aataaataaacTGGGTTCTGGCAATGACTTTGAAGCATTTTTTCAACGTCTTGGCATTGCTTCTGGCAGAGCACGTTACAGTAAAAATTGG AACGTGGCAAAATACAGCAGCTACCCAGTTTACCACAGTGTCTATGAAACCTATGAAATTGTGGAACAGTTTTATGATCCCACGTTCAAGAATCATCTGACAGTAGCTCAGGTACGGGGAGGGCTGGTGTTCGAATTGGCCAACTCTGTTGTGCTTCCCTTTGACTGTAGAGATTATGCATCAGCTGTGAGCAACTATGCTCACATCATCTATAATTTGTCAAGGAATCACGAAGAGGAGCTGGCAACATACAATGTATCCTTTG atgctctgttttcagctgtgaaGAATTTTACAGAAGTTGCTGCTAGCTTTCATGAGAGACTGCAACAAATAGATCTCAATAA ctTGCTTGCTGTCAGATCACTAAATGATCAGCTCATGTTTCTGGAAAGGGCTTTCATCGACCCTCTTGGACTACCTGGCAGGCCATTTTATAG ACATGTTATCTTTGCTCCAAGCAGCCATAACAAATATGCAGGAGAATCCTTCCCAGGAATCTATGATGCCATGTTTGATATCGAAAGCAAAGCTGATCAACATGAAGCCTGGGAAGAAGTGAAGAGGCAGATTTCCATTGCAGCCTTCactgtgcaggcagcagcagacacACTGAAAGAAGTAACATAA